The following coding sequences lie in one Polluticoccus soli genomic window:
- a CDS encoding tetratricopeptide repeat protein encodes MRTQIIRTVLLVGAILAIVLPSFFCNTPEGKQADGEHSSPWNSVYDTTIGYVGMQECRTCHENIYQTFIQTGMGQSFGDATHEKSAADFSAHAIVYDKDLDFYYKPFWQNDSLYFLEFRTEGNDTVHKRVQKIDYIIGSGQHTNSHIFSSNGYLYQAPITFYTQKRKWDLAPGFENGTNTRFSRLIESECMTCHNGLPEFIPNSQNKYVSLKRGIDCERCHGPGELHVKEKRAGNIVDTSKGPDYTIVNPRRLSTEMQNNICQRCHLQGIAVLNDGKNFFDFRPGMHLSEVMNVFMPQYEGAQDKMIMASHVERMKKSACYVNSGKMSCITCHNPHVSVKVTPRTQYLNACNSCHAGPKQPHCTENMAVRAAKNDDCVTCHMPRNGSIDIPHVAVTDHYIRKRPLQDTLEKKITAFLGLKCFNNDNVDAITTARAFMEFYERYNGNTGLIDSALRYLNTQQEDEATKKQNRDFIRAYFLLNNYNKVVEYGAPLKPEDINDAWAAYRIGESYYNLQQADKALPWYKRATDIWPYSLDFQNKYGTCLLALGKPAEAQKVFSFIYSENPDYQSANTNLGYLYLQQGNMTMAYSHLLRAVMLNPDHEQTLINLAVVYHANSEDGKAKKALLHLLKKHPQNQQARAMLMDLQ; translated from the coding sequence ATGCGGACACAAATCATCAGAACTGTTTTACTCGTTGGCGCTATCCTTGCAATAGTTCTGCCTTCATTTTTCTGCAATACACCGGAAGGCAAACAGGCCGATGGAGAACATTCATCTCCCTGGAATAGCGTATACGACACAACGATCGGGTATGTGGGCATGCAGGAATGCCGTACTTGCCACGAGAACATTTACCAGACCTTCATCCAAACAGGGATGGGGCAATCGTTCGGCGATGCAACCCATGAAAAGTCCGCCGCAGATTTTTCTGCACATGCTATTGTGTACGATAAAGACCTGGACTTCTATTACAAACCTTTCTGGCAAAATGATTCTTTGTATTTCCTGGAGTTCCGCACCGAAGGCAATGACACGGTACATAAGCGTGTGCAAAAGATCGATTACATCATCGGCTCAGGGCAACATACGAACTCGCACATCTTCAGCTCCAATGGCTATTTGTACCAGGCACCCATTACCTTTTATACCCAGAAACGCAAATGGGACCTTGCCCCGGGTTTTGAGAACGGCACTAACACACGTTTCAGCAGGTTGATAGAAAGCGAATGCATGACCTGTCACAATGGTCTGCCCGAGTTCATCCCTAATAGCCAGAATAAATACGTTTCACTGAAACGCGGCATCGATTGCGAACGTTGCCACGGGCCCGGTGAACTGCACGTGAAAGAAAAGCGTGCAGGTAATATCGTAGACACATCCAAAGGACCTGACTATACTATCGTTAATCCGCGCAGGCTGTCAACTGAAATGCAGAACAACATCTGCCAGCGTTGTCACCTCCAAGGCATTGCCGTGTTGAACGATGGCAAAAACTTCTTTGACTTCCGTCCGGGTATGCATTTGTCTGAAGTGATGAATGTATTCATGCCACAGTATGAAGGAGCCCAGGACAAAATGATCATGGCATCACATGTGGAACGAATGAAGAAGAGCGCCTGTTATGTAAACTCAGGCAAGATGAGCTGCATCACCTGTCACAATCCGCACGTAAGTGTGAAAGTGACTCCGCGCACACAATACCTCAACGCCTGCAATAGCTGCCACGCCGGACCGAAACAACCGCACTGCACAGAAAATATGGCGGTGCGAGCTGCGAAGAATGACGACTGCGTTACCTGCCACATGCCAAGAAATGGCAGTATCGATATACCGCACGTTGCGGTTACAGACCACTACATACGCAAGCGCCCGCTGCAGGACACTCTGGAGAAGAAGATCACAGCCTTCCTTGGCTTGAAGTGCTTTAATAATGATAACGTAGACGCCATCACAACTGCACGTGCTTTCATGGAGTTCTACGAACGCTATAACGGCAATACAGGTCTCATCGACTCAGCATTGCGCTACCTGAACACGCAGCAGGAAGACGAAGCCACCAAGAAGCAGAACCGCGATTTCATCCGCGCCTATTTCCTGCTGAACAACTATAATAAGGTGGTTGAGTACGGTGCGCCCCTCAAACCTGAGGACATCAATGATGCATGGGCAGCATACCGCATTGGCGAGAGCTATTATAACCTGCAACAGGCGGACAAGGCCCTACCCTGGTATAAGCGCGCAACTGATATCTGGCCTTATTCACTCGATTTTCAGAACAAGTATGGCACCTGCCTGTTGGCGCTGGGCAAACCGGCTGAAGCTCAAAAGGTATTCAGCTTTATTTATTCAGAGAACCCGGACTACCAGTCGGCCAATACAAACCTTGGCTATCTATATCTACAGCAAGGCAATATGACCATGGCCTACAGTCATTTGCTACGCGCGGTGATGCTCAATCCCGACCATGAGCAGACACTCATCAACCTTGCCGTGGTGTATCATGCCAATTCCGAAGATGGCAAGGCAAAGAAAGCATTGCTGCACCTGCTGAAGAAGCATCCGCAAAACCAACAGGCGCGTGCTATGTTGATGGACTTACAATAG